TCTTGGTCCTCTTTCAACGCATCTGCCATTCTTTCTCTCCCCGGtgcctctcttcttctcaccaaCCCTGTTCCCGCTCCTCTGCTCCCTCAGCCTACTTTCGCATCTCGTCACCCCGAGACTGAGACTCAGCTTCACTCCATCTACGCTTCGTACTATCTCCCCAAGCTGAACTCAGCTTTGACCATGTCGTCAACTCGCCCTCTTCACCTCTCAGTGCCTCCCAAGACTGCTGGCATGAACGAtctcctcttcgtcgccaACGCTGCCGGGGAGTCTgctactgctgctgccatGTTTGGTGGCAAGCCCACTGCCCGAGTTGTCGGTATTGTCCGCAGCTTCGACCGCTTCAACACTGGCATGCGAGTTGAGGGTAACATCAAGCGTGTTGAGTATCTCCGTGGCCTCTCAGCTATCCACCACGCCATGCGCGAGCACGGGTGCCGCTATGGTTTCATCCTCACCGAGATTGAGCTCGTCCTCGTCCGCAACGGCACTGCCAACACTCCCTTCTTTGGCGATCTTGAGGTCACATCAGTCCAGCTCGCTGCCTCTGCCCCTGAAGGTGATGCCTCAACCCTCCCCCACGAGACTCCCCTCACTGCATGCCTCGCCCTCTGGGGTCTCTGCCAACTCGCTGCCGACGACACACCCACCGGGCCATTCCCACTGGCGTGCTGAGATCGGTGCACCCGCTGAGGGAACTCGTCGCAAGGCCCCAACCCCGTGACTCTTGGATTCCGCAACCTCAGCTGGCTGAGAAGCGTGAGGCCAAGCGAAGCCGTGGATGGGTTTGGCCAGAGGATGCCATTGGCCGCAAGGAGCTTGGAAAGCGAGGTGTTCGATATGGAGTAGTCTAAGGGCCTGGTGCCTTTagcaggatgatgatgagatgatagATGATTGGAAAGAAAAGACATGATAATGAATGAACATGCGAATTTTGTAATCaatttagtatttaattaaaacACTTCAAAATCATATTGACTGCATCATGGTGACATCAGCTACTGAATGAGTTCGAGCCAAAACGTCCAGCGTCTTTATAAGAACAAGCAAGCAACTTGGACAAGGGTTGAAGAGAGGCCTTATTCCATTTACTTAAAAGCCTGTCCATTTAAGCGTGTTTGTGCAACGGCCGTATCACCACCATACCACCTCGACATTCCACAGTGCCCAGCAATACACTTCAAAATAAACACCATGTGTATCTCTTATGCAACTGAAATGAAAAGGACACGTCTTGGCTTAGCCACATTTGACATTCGGGGGCATGGTTGCCCAAAAGAAGGCGTGATACTTTTGTCTCCACGCCCGACCCATGTACATAAATCGAATTACAATACCAGCTTTCACAAAAAAAGCCGTCATCGTATAGGGGTCAGTACATCAGTTTGTGGCTCATTCGAAGCACTGAAAACGCAAGTTCGAGTCTTGCTGACGGCAAAAAAATTATCTTTTGTCTTTTTTGGTGAatcattcttctttttggtcTAGATCTGCTGCCTTGTTATTTGTGCAAGGTTTTCTGCCCCTCTTAACCCCACTATCGTGGAAGATGAGAGAATCGATGATCAAGGTGGAGTGGTGGGATGCtgtcgagaagaatgaggcaTTCCGTACTGAAGTGCAGAGAAGTTGGCAATATAATGCAGTTTGCTTGCTGTGTTACATCGCTGGATCTTATACTCTAGATAGTCTGACTACTCTACTGTAACAGATCATGTCCAACTTGGTTAATTGTCTACTGAATGGTCTCAAGAATATCCCTATACAAGGCAATTAGCGATGTTGTATGAAGTTCAACAAAACCAAGGTGTTGGCACTGATACTGCAAATGTCTCATCAAATCCCAGTTTAACTCCAAAACGTACAGCCATTATAAGAATAAGTCACAACAGCACGACAAGAAGCTGCACATACAAGATCATAGCAGGAGGGATATCATAATCTGAAAGTCATCCTCAGCGTCTGGGAACAGTCATCGCTCATATAAATTCATGGGGCACAaagttcatcttcatcacatCGTTGCATTTAACTTTTTTCTATGGACTTAAATACGCCTGGTGATATCCAGAGCTTAGCTCTTGGCGGCACCAGCCTTGATGTGCAGGATATCGCCGTCCTCGACGACGTATTCCTTACCCTTGGTCATGATCTTGCCCTTAGCCTTGACCTCGGACTCGTCACCGAGCTCCTTTAGGGTGTTGTAGTTGAAGACGAGAGCCTGGATGAAGGTCTTCTCGAAATCGGTGTGGATGACACCGGCGGCCTGAGGAGCCTTGGTGCCAGTTCGGATGGTCCACTGTCGAACCTCATCAGGCCCGACAGtgaagaagctgccaagCTGAAGGGTCTTGCGCATCTGAAGAATGACCTTGGGCAGAACAGAGTCGGCACCAACGttcttctgctcctccttggcctcagCCTCGGTCTCGAACTGAGTAAGACGAGACTCGTAAGAGACGGAGACGGGGATAAGAGGGTCGCCCTTGGCGTTCTCGTTGATCCACTCCACAATCTTGGGAAGatgcttgttcttcttgcgGATGAAGTCCTTCTCGGACAAGTTGACGAGGTAGACAACGGGCTTGGCAGtcaggaggaagagagggTTGATGACCTCGATCTGAATGAGAATGTCAGTGAGGGTTCTCATACGTTTCTTCGACATAAACAAGTGGAAAAGATTTGCTATCAGAGTAAAGTTTATCTCACAATGCCTCTAAGCGTTAATAGGTGAGGCATTCGACGAGCTGGGTTATAGATCAGGCCTTATGGCCTTTTGTCATCAGGAAAACAGAATGTGTAGAGCAGAAGAAGTAGAGAAAAAGTCTTACCTCCTTGGGGCCCCAGGTACCCTTGCGGACATCCTTGCCCTGGTTAAGCCAGTCCAAGATCTTCTCAATGGTTTCCTGTTCTtgcttggccttcttctgctccaGAGACTGGCCACCCATAcgggtcttcttcttctggttctCGAGGGCTTTCTCAACGAACTCAATATCCTTGAGTCGCAGCTCCTCGCTGATGATGTCAAGATCACGGGTGGGGTTCACGTCACCCTCAATGTGGATAATCTCGGCATCATCGAAGCAACGAACAACCTGGAAGATGGCATCGACGGCGCGGATGTGCGACAAGAAAGCGTTTCCAAGACCAGCACCGGTTGATGAGCCGCGGGTCAGACCGGCGATATCGTAAACGGTCAAGTTGGCGGGAACAACGGACTTGGGCTTGTACTTCTCGACGAGCCAGTCGAACCGGTCATCGGGAACGACGACGCGGGCTTCCTCAGGGTCGATGGTGGCATAGGGGAAGTTCTTGATGCTGTCAGCACCCCGATACTAAAGACGGCGGATGGCGAGGGGGCTTCATACAGCTGGGTTACCGAGGTTAGACTTGGTAATGGCCTGGAAGAGAGTAGATTTGCCGACGTTGGCCAAACCGACCTGGAATATGGTTAGCACGTGGCATACATCATCGATAGAATATTGTCACGCACAATACCACTCTTCAAGTTGTTTCCAGGCCTGCCCAGAGggatcttctcctcaacgaCTTGCTTCTTAGGAGGCATCTTGCGTGACTTGGCGTAGTTACGACGTTGAACGAAGAAAGCTAGGCCGAAGTGTGTGGATGGAACGTGTCCAAGAGCTGCAGAGCTTGCTGCGCGGGGTgcaagaggaggaaaagaagcgaagaagatggaagatTTGATGGACTTCGTGGTGAAGTATTCAGGTTGGCTAGTGCCAACCTCGGACGGCttcgagagcgagagcgacgacgaagaaaagagaagaaagggaagttgaagagagagaaaaaagatttctctttttattttgcGCGAGCCGAGCTTggggagatgagatgagaattTGTTCGTGACCCCACCTTGCTGGGGTTTAGAGAGGTTGGGCTGTGCCAAGACCTTCGGATAGCGGGAAAAGGTAGTTCCGGCTGGAATCTGAAGACGACGTCATTGGCTGACGAAAGCAGCTTGGCATAAAGGTACCAAGCCGTGCGCAGAAGGACCCTGGATCCAGGATCCAGTGAACAGGCACAGTATGTCACAGAGCTTAGGCCCTGTGGTTTTAGGTGTCCGTCTTTGGAAATGCCTGACCTGAGTTACCTGAGGTTACCTAAAGTTAGTAGAGAGTAATACAGAGGCAGAGAGACCTAGGTTTTGGATTTCGCCGGGCTTGATCTGACAGGAACGACGGGAGCTCAGCCGGGCCGGCCTGTCCGATTCCTTCAGTTATTTCCTCTCCTTCACTTCTATTCATCAACCTTTCAAGCTAGAAtattcatcttctctttgtGCCCTGGGATTCTTTGTCTTGTCAACACACCTACGGACGCCAACCTACAGCTATATAAGCCTTATTAGCCTACCATTTCCCCAGCTCAGCCCCGCTCACCCGTCAGCTGCAAACCCCAAAGCTTCAAGCCACTTGACGTCGCAATAGTTGCAGTGTCCGTATCAGCTTCTGCATGATGCCGCGTCCTAAGAAGAGCTCTTCGGTGAGCAGATCTCACCGCTCAACATTATCTTTGTCCAAAACTGAGATCACTATACATGTCTATGATCTACTGCCGGTAAGTGAAGTCGCTCATACTCATCTCATAGCTTTCATGACCATGACGCTGATACGCGCGGCATGACAGCCCGGCCGATTATCGTCGGTATTATGGACAGTAGGCGCCTCACTACTTCACTCAGGTGTCGTGATCAACGGGAGGGAATACGCCTATGGCGGACATGATAAAAGAGGCCTTACAGGTGTATACTGGACAAAGCCCCGGACCGAACCGCCCGGAGGCACATTTCGATGCGAGATCCTGCACGGATTCACTCTTGCGACAGAAGACGAGATTAATGCGACTCTGCAATCTGCCTCTGAAGAGTTTCTGGGCACTTCATACAATCTTCTCACCAAGAACTGCAATCATTTCA
This DNA window, taken from Fusarium oxysporum f. sp. lycopersici 4287 chromosome 7, whole genome shotgun sequence, encodes the following:
- a CDS encoding GTPase; this encodes MPPKKQVVEEKIPLGRPGNNLKSGIVGLANVGKSTLFQAITKSNLGNPANFPYATIDPEEARVVVPDDRFDWLVEKYKPKSVVPANLTVYDIAGLTRGSSTGAGLGNAFLSHIRAVDAIFQVVRCFDDAEIIHIEGDVNPTRDLDIISEELRLKDIEFVEKALENQKKKTRMGGQSLEQKKAKQEQETIEKILDWLNQGKDVRKGTWGPKEIEVINPLFLLTAKPVVYLVNLSEKDFIRKKNKHLPKIVEWINENAKGDPLIPVSVSYESRLTQFETEAEAKEEQKNVGADSVLPKVILQMRKTLQLGSFFTVGPDEVRQWTIRTGTKAPQAAGVIHTDFEKTFIQALVFNYNTLKELGDESEVKAKGKIMTKGKEYVVEDGDILHIKAGAAKS